Proteins from a single region of Streptomyces sp. HUAS 15-9:
- a CDS encoding DUF461 domain-containing protein, translating into MSSSLRRGALAASAIAFSIASLAACAAGNDSQTLQVKPDNAATSVGTIKVQNATVITQPDLQSTGPAVVSATIFNTGTTPQTLQSLVLPGTGKTAQLSPAKGGSLTIPAGGRLILGGKNNASAVLASSRESVQDGNAQKITFTFSKTGDVSLRAFVVPATHYFTDWGPSEIPTSSATPTAAAGASASTSAKPGKHSGATATATESATGSTPSDSASASATPSGH; encoded by the coding sequence GTGAGCAGCAGCCTTCGACGCGGCGCCCTCGCCGCCTCCGCCATCGCCTTCTCGATCGCCTCGCTCGCCGCCTGCGCCGCCGGCAACGACTCTCAGACGCTGCAGGTCAAGCCGGACAACGCGGCGACCAGCGTCGGCACCATCAAGGTGCAGAACGCGACCGTCATCACGCAGCCCGATCTGCAGTCCACCGGTCCGGCCGTGGTCTCCGCGACCATCTTCAACACCGGCACCACCCCGCAGACCCTGCAGTCGCTGGTCCTGCCCGGCACCGGCAAGACCGCGCAGCTCTCCCCCGCCAAGGGTGGATCGCTCACCATCCCGGCCGGCGGTCGGCTCATCCTCGGCGGCAAGAACAACGCCTCCGCCGTGCTGGCCAGCAGCCGCGAGTCGGTCCAGGACGGCAACGCCCAGAAGATCACCTTCACCTTCAGCAAGACCGGTGACGTGAGCCTGCGCGCGTTCGTCGTCCCGGCCACGCACTACTTCACCGACTGGGGCCCGAGCGAGATCCCGACGTCCTCGGCCACGCCCACGGCCGCCGCGGGCGCCTCGGCGTCCACGAGCGCCAAGCCGGGCAAGCACTCGGGGGCCACCGCGACCGCGACGGAGTCCGCCACCGGGTCCACCCCGAGCGACTCCGCGTCGGCGTCGGCCACGCCGTCCGGCCACTGA
- a CDS encoding response regulator transcription factor → MTRVLVVEDEESFSDALSYMLRKEGFEVAVAATGPDGLDEFERNGADLVLLDLMLPGLPGTEVCRQLRGRSNVPVIMVTAKDSEIDKVVGLEIGADDYVTKPFSSRELVARIRAVLRRRGEPEEVTPAALEAGPVRMDVDRHVVTVSGSKVDLPLKEFDLLEMLLRNAGRVLTRMQLIDRVWGADYVGDTKTLDVHVKRLRAKIEPDPGAPRYLVTVRGLGYKFEP, encoded by the coding sequence GTGACCCGAGTGCTCGTCGTCGAGGACGAGGAGTCCTTCTCCGACGCCCTGTCGTACATGCTCCGCAAGGAGGGCTTCGAGGTCGCCGTGGCGGCCACGGGCCCCGACGGCCTCGACGAGTTCGAGCGCAACGGCGCCGACCTCGTCCTCCTCGACCTGATGCTGCCGGGGCTGCCCGGCACGGAGGTGTGCCGCCAGCTGCGCGGCCGCTCCAACGTCCCGGTGATCATGGTGACCGCCAAGGACAGCGAGATCGACAAGGTCGTCGGCCTGGAGATAGGAGCCGACGACTACGTCACCAAGCCGTTCTCCTCGCGGGAGCTGGTCGCCCGCATCCGCGCCGTGCTGCGCCGCCGCGGTGAGCCGGAGGAAGTCACGCCTGCCGCCCTGGAGGCGGGCCCGGTCCGGATGGACGTCGACCGGCACGTGGTGACGGTCTCCGGCTCGAAGGTGGACCTCCCGCTCAAGGAGTTCGACCTTCTGGAGATGCTGCTGCGCAACGCCGGCCGCGTCCTGACCCGTATGCAGCTCATCGACCGAGTCTGGGGTGCCGACTACGTCGGTGACACCAAGACCCTCGACGTCCACGTCAAGCGCCTGCGCGCGAAGATCGAGCCGGACCCGGGCGCGCCGCGGTACCTGGTGACGGTGCGTGGGCTGGGCTACAAGTTCGAGCCGTAG
- a CDS encoding sensor histidine kinase has product MDVNAAVAAAAAIAGVLTGVIAMLAFRWSERDQKRPTRTSLHTDPVLPPGVDTVLSVLRSSAVVLDEGDAVVKASSAAYALGLVRGGKLAVEPMLQMARDTRRDGEIRQVELDLPRRGTGRGEALAVSARVAPLGSRLVLLLVEDLTEARRIEAVRRDFVANVSHELKTPVGALSLLSEAVMDASDDPEAVQRFAGRMQIEATRLTNLVQELIDLSRVQNDDPLEDAEPVRVDELVAEAIDRCRHQAGAKQITMAAGGTADLHVWGNRGQLAAALGNLVENAVNYSPARTRVGIAARRVSASGGDMIELAVTDQGIGITDKDKERIFERFYRVDPARSRATGGTGLGLAIVKHVVASHGGEVTVWSAEGQGSTFTLRLPEAGVARDRALQHPDLDEEAGPTAHPSPASSHSAASHESPDSTAYETLPAPEVLP; this is encoded by the coding sequence ATGGACGTGAACGCGGCGGTCGCCGCAGCGGCAGCGATCGCCGGGGTGCTCACCGGCGTCATCGCCATGCTGGCGTTCCGCTGGAGCGAACGCGACCAGAAGCGACCGACCAGGACTTCTCTGCACACCGACCCTGTGCTGCCGCCGGGCGTGGACACCGTGCTGTCCGTGCTCCGGTCCTCGGCGGTCGTCCTCGACGAGGGCGACGCCGTCGTCAAGGCGAGCTCCGCGGCGTACGCCCTCGGGCTGGTGCGCGGCGGCAAGCTCGCCGTCGAGCCCATGCTCCAGATGGCCCGGGACACCCGGCGGGACGGGGAGATACGCCAGGTAGAGCTGGATCTGCCCAGGCGGGGCACCGGACGGGGCGAGGCCCTCGCGGTGTCCGCCCGCGTGGCGCCGCTCGGCTCCCGGCTCGTGCTGCTCCTGGTCGAGGACCTCACCGAGGCCCGCCGGATCGAGGCCGTGCGGCGTGACTTCGTCGCCAATGTCAGTCATGAGCTGAAGACACCGGTCGGCGCGCTCTCCCTGCTGTCCGAGGCCGTCATGGACGCCTCGGACGACCCGGAGGCCGTGCAGCGCTTCGCCGGTCGCATGCAGATCGAGGCCACCCGGCTGACCAACCTGGTGCAGGAGCTCATCGACCTCTCCCGGGTCCAGAACGACGACCCGCTGGAGGACGCCGAGCCCGTCCGGGTGGACGAGCTGGTCGCCGAGGCCATCGACCGCTGCCGCCACCAGGCCGGTGCGAAGCAGATCACCATGGCCGCAGGCGGCACCGCCGACCTGCACGTCTGGGGCAACCGCGGGCAGCTCGCCGCCGCCCTCGGCAACCTCGTCGAGAACGCCGTCAACTACTCCCCGGCCCGTACCCGCGTCGGCATAGCCGCCCGCCGGGTCAGCGCATCCGGCGGCGACATGATCGAGCTCGCCGTCACGGACCAGGGCATCGGCATCACCGACAAGGACAAGGAGCGCATCTTCGAGCGCTTCTACCGCGTCGACCCGGCCCGCTCCCGGGCCACCGGCGGCACCGGTCTGGGTCTCGCGATCGTCAAGCACGTGGTCGCCTCGCACGGCGGGGAGGTCACGGTGTGGAGCGCCGAAGGCCAGGGCTCCACGTTCACCCTGCGGCTACCGGAGGCGGGCGTGGCCCGTGACCGCGCCCTGCAACACCCCGACCTCGACGAAGAGGCCGGACCCACCGCACATCCGTCCCCCGCGTCCTCCCACTCAGCCGCATCCCACGAATCCCCCGACTCAACCGCGTACGAAACGCTTCCCGCCCCGGAGGTCCTTCCGTGA
- the phoU gene encoding phosphate signaling complex protein PhoU: MRDAYHEELDSIGDGLVEMARLVGSAIGRATTAILDSDLKLAESVIEADKKVDELQHDLEGRAIALLARQQPVATDLRIVVTSLRMSADLERSGDLAQHVAKLARLRFPERAVPQDLHATILEMGQLAQRLMAKAAEVIITKDVDLALQLETDDDEMDLLHRTLFQHLIDERWKHGIETAVDVTLLGRYYERYADHAVAVAKRVVFLVTGEHADDIQADIQPVTGVEGA; the protein is encoded by the coding sequence ATGCGGGACGCGTACCACGAGGAACTGGACTCGATCGGCGACGGACTGGTGGAGATGGCCCGGCTGGTCGGGTCGGCGATCGGGCGCGCCACGACGGCCATCCTGGACTCCGACCTCAAGCTGGCCGAGAGCGTGATCGAGGCGGACAAGAAGGTCGACGAGCTCCAGCACGACCTCGAGGGCCGGGCCATAGCCCTGCTCGCCCGTCAGCAGCCGGTGGCGACCGATCTCCGGATCGTCGTCACGTCGCTCCGTATGTCCGCCGACCTGGAGCGCTCCGGCGACCTCGCCCAGCACGTGGCGAAGCTCGCCCGCCTCCGCTTCCCGGAGCGCGCGGTCCCTCAGGACCTGCACGCCACGATCCTGGAGATGGGCCAGCTCGCCCAGCGCCTGATGGCGAAGGCGGCCGAGGTCATCATCACGAAGGACGTCGACCTCGCGCTCCAGCTGGAGACGGACGACGACGAGATGGACCTGCTGCACCGCACCCTCTTCCAGCACCTGATCGACGAGCGCTGGAAGCACGGCATCGAGACCGCCGTCGACGTCACCCTGCTCGGCCGCTACTACGAGCGCTACGCCGACCACGCGGTGGCGGTCGCCAAGCGCGTGGTGTTCCTGGTGACGGGCGAGCACGCGGACGACATCCAGGCCGACATCCAGCCGGTGACGGGGGTCGAGGGGGCGTAG
- a CDS encoding SCO4226 family nickel-binding protein — MTQFMDVHHGWKDITAEQLQQAHDADQAIEKEEGVHFERAWADPESGTVYCLSEAPSPEAVQRIHERTGHRADEIHPVPLSIW, encoded by the coding sequence ATGACCCAGTTCATGGACGTCCACCACGGGTGGAAGGACATCACCGCCGAGCAACTGCAGCAGGCCCACGATGCCGACCAGGCCATAGAGAAGGAAGAGGGCGTGCACTTCGAACGCGCCTGGGCGGACCCCGAGTCCGGCACGGTCTACTGTCTGTCCGAGGCCCCCTCGCCCGAAGCGGTCCAACGCATCCACGAACGCACGGGCCACCGGGCGGACGAAATCCACCCGGTACCACTGTCGATCTGGTGA
- a CDS encoding phosphoglyceromutase, whose product MADAPYKLILLRHGESEWNAKNLFTGWVDVNLNEKGEKEAVRGGELLKDADLLPDVVHTSLQKRAIRTAQLALESADRHWIPVHRSWRLNERHYGALQGKDKAATLAEFGEEQFMLWRRSYDTPPPPLADDSEFSQSADARYASIPPELRPRTECLKDVVVRMLPYWYDGIVPDLLAGRTVLVAAHGNSLRALVKHLDGISDADIAGLNIPTGIPLYYELDADFNPVTPGGKYLDPEAAAAAIEAVKNQGKKK is encoded by the coding sequence ATGGCCGACGCACCGTACAAGCTGATCCTCCTCCGCCACGGCGAGAGCGAGTGGAACGCGAAGAACCTGTTCACCGGCTGGGTGGACGTCAACCTCAACGAGAAGGGCGAGAAGGAGGCAGTCCGCGGTGGCGAGCTCCTGAAGGACGCCGATCTTCTCCCCGACGTGGTCCACACGTCCCTCCAGAAGCGAGCGATCCGCACCGCACAGCTCGCGCTGGAGTCCGCCGACCGCCACTGGATCCCGGTTCACCGCTCGTGGCGCCTGAACGAGCGCCACTACGGCGCCCTCCAGGGCAAGGACAAGGCGGCGACGCTGGCCGAGTTCGGCGAGGAGCAGTTCATGCTCTGGCGCCGCTCGTACGACACCCCGCCGCCCCCGCTCGCGGACGACTCGGAGTTCTCCCAGTCCGCCGACGCCCGCTACGCCTCCATCCCGCCGGAGCTGCGCCCGCGCACGGAGTGCCTGAAGGACGTCGTGGTCCGCATGCTCCCGTACTGGTACGACGGCATCGTCCCCGACCTCCTGGCCGGCCGCACGGTCCTGGTCGCGGCCCACGGCAACAGCCTCCGCGCCCTGGTCAAGCACCTGGACGGCATCTCCGACGCCGACATCGCGGGCCTGAACATCCCGACGGGCATCCCCCTGTACTACGAACTCGACGCCGACTTCAACCCGGTCACCCCCGGCGGCAAGTACCTCGACCCGGAGGCAGCGGCGGCGGCCATCGAGGCGGTCAAGAACCAGGGCAAGAAGAAGTAG
- a CDS encoding MDR family MFS transporter has translation MPLAALRRAARESVSGLPRDFWWLWTSTLVNRLGAFVATYMALYLTLDRGYSASYAGLVASLHGLGGVVSSLGGGVMADRLGRRPTLLVAQSATAASVALLGFMTDPVAIAAVAFLVGMASNASRPAVQAMMADIVRPEDRVRAFSLNYWAINLGFAVSSMAAGFIAEVSYLAGFLIEAGMTAVCAVVVFVKLPESRPVRTAKEARDEVSLGTVLRDGRYMAVVGLSFLVAVVFQQGSVGLPVAMGTAGFSPADYGMAIAVNGILIVALQIPVTRFIEHRDPRRLLVVSSVLAGYGFGLTAFAGSVGVFALTVCVWTLAEIVNAPTQTSLVVRLSPVHGRGRYQGVYTLSWSVAALVAPLMSGVVIDRFGAEWLWGMCAVVGTAAAIGYGVVMRRLPTVGAVGATAPADAEPEVRTA, from the coding sequence ATGCCACTCGCCGCCCTGAGACGTGCCGCCCGGGAATCCGTCTCCGGCCTCCCCCGCGACTTCTGGTGGCTGTGGACCAGCACCCTCGTCAACCGGCTCGGCGCCTTCGTCGCCACGTACATGGCGCTGTATCTGACCCTGGACCGGGGATACAGCGCGTCGTACGCCGGTCTCGTCGCCTCGTTGCACGGGCTCGGCGGGGTCGTGTCCTCCCTCGGCGGCGGTGTGATGGCCGACCGGCTCGGGCGGCGGCCGACGCTGCTGGTCGCCCAGTCCGCCACCGCCGCGTCCGTGGCGCTGCTCGGCTTCATGACCGACCCCGTCGCCATCGCCGCCGTCGCCTTCCTCGTCGGCATGGCCTCCAACGCCTCCCGGCCCGCCGTACAGGCGATGATGGCCGACATCGTCCGGCCCGAGGACCGGGTGCGGGCCTTCTCGCTCAACTACTGGGCGATCAACCTCGGCTTCGCCGTCTCCTCCATGGCCGCCGGTTTCATCGCGGAGGTCAGCTATCTCGCCGGCTTCCTGATCGAGGCGGGGATGACGGCGGTCTGCGCGGTCGTCGTCTTCGTCAAGCTGCCCGAGTCACGGCCGGTGAGGACCGCCAAGGAGGCGCGGGACGAGGTCAGTCTCGGCACCGTGCTGCGGGACGGCCGGTACATGGCCGTCGTCGGGCTGTCCTTCCTCGTCGCGGTCGTCTTCCAGCAGGGCTCGGTCGGACTGCCGGTGGCGATGGGTACGGCAGGGTTCTCGCCCGCCGACTACGGCATGGCCATCGCCGTCAACGGCATCCTGATCGTCGCCCTGCAGATCCCCGTCACCCGCTTCATCGAGCACCGCGATCCGCGACGCCTCCTCGTCGTCTCCTCCGTCCTCGCCGGGTACGGCTTCGGGCTCACCGCCTTCGCCGGGTCGGTCGGCGTCTTCGCGCTCACCGTGTGCGTGTGGACGCTCGCCGAGATCGTCAACGCCCCGACCCAGACCAGCCTTGTCGTCCGGCTGTCGCCCGTCCACGGGCGCGGGCGCTACCAGGGCGTGTACACCCTGTCCTGGTCGGTCGCCGCCCTGGTCGCGCCCCTCATGTCCGGCGTCGTCATCGACCGGTTCGGCGCGGAGTGGCTGTGGGGCATGTGCGCGGTGGTCGGTACGGCGGCGGCGATCGGGTACGGCGTGGTCATGCGGCGCCTGCCGACGGTCGGGGCGGTGGGGGCCACCGCCCCGGCGGACGCCGAGCCCGAGGTCCGTACGGCGTAG
- a CDS encoding glycosyl hydrolase family 28-related protein, whose product MGGRTDMGKAHLTRRALLGGATAVALGAATGTAAAATAATAAEVPSLWREFTRTPFTHPQIPYIGRAGCHAGATRFPRRPVVADVRDFGAVADGTTDCAPAINRAIAAAGRAGGGTVTIPPGTFRIDGLIRVADSNVVLRGAGSDRTKLYATKNLTELIGVYGSRYGGDKSSWSWAGGLIWLAPHARWDSLVAAIGDRAWPFEGWTGNRRDEWTTLTTVGPARQGSWTLTVADPRRLRPGRLVLLRLADDPDHTLLEHMSGGGPGPQAYYWADKTKLTSYVPYEWPVRITRVHGRRVTLERPLPLDVRPEWDPRLTTHVPELTGAGVEGLTLEAVETPQSPHLLDKGYNGVVLQCAYDCWLDDVTVRHVDNGFGLVAASACTLRGTRVSGRGSHHPYFCREGSHDNLVEDFTIEERTVPAPPNTQLHGINVEGLSSYNVWSCGDMRMGTFDSHRGLPFANVRTDITVNNNGRHGGDASAGPLFGARFAHWNIRVTNGRAGLMKIDGLAPYSATVGLNTVTEFDQIDVPDFTGELHSRLELYGTTDAVRPRNLHEAQRSL is encoded by the coding sequence ATGGGAGGGCGGACGGACATGGGCAAGGCGCATCTCACCAGACGGGCTCTGCTCGGCGGAGCCACCGCAGTGGCGCTGGGCGCGGCCACGGGCACCGCTGCGGCCGCGACGGCAGCGACGGCCGCGGAAGTCCCCTCCCTCTGGCGGGAGTTCACCCGCACCCCGTTCACCCACCCGCAGATCCCGTACATCGGCCGGGCTGGCTGCCACGCCGGGGCAACGCGCTTCCCCCGCCGCCCCGTTGTGGCCGATGTGAGGGACTTCGGCGCCGTGGCGGACGGCACCACCGACTGTGCCCCCGCGATCAACCGTGCCATCGCCGCCGCCGGAAGGGCCGGCGGTGGCACGGTCACCATCCCGCCGGGCACCTTCCGCATCGACGGCCTGATCCGGGTCGCCGACTCGAACGTGGTCCTCAGGGGCGCCGGCAGCGACCGTACGAAGCTGTACGCGACCAAGAACCTCACCGAGCTGATCGGCGTCTACGGCTCCCGCTACGGCGGCGACAAGTCGTCCTGGTCCTGGGCGGGAGGGCTCATCTGGCTGGCCCCGCACGCTCGTTGGGACTCCCTGGTCGCCGCGATCGGTGACAGGGCCTGGCCGTTCGAGGGCTGGACCGGCAACCGGCGCGACGAGTGGACGACCCTGACGACCGTCGGACCGGCCCGCCAGGGCTCCTGGACCCTGACCGTCGCGGACCCCCGGCGGCTGAGGCCGGGCCGACTGGTCCTCCTGCGTCTCGCGGACGACCCCGACCACACCCTCCTGGAGCACATGTCGGGCGGCGGCCCCGGTCCGCAGGCGTACTACTGGGCCGACAAGACCAAGCTGACCTCGTACGTCCCCTACGAGTGGCCCGTACGCATCACCCGCGTCCACGGCCGCCGCGTCACCCTCGAACGCCCGCTCCCGCTCGACGTACGCCCCGAGTGGGACCCCCGGCTGACCACCCACGTACCGGAGTTGACCGGTGCGGGCGTCGAAGGCCTGACCCTGGAGGCGGTGGAGACCCCGCAGTCCCCGCACCTCCTCGACAAGGGCTACAACGGGGTCGTCCTGCAGTGCGCCTACGACTGCTGGCTGGACGACGTCACCGTCCGGCACGTCGACAACGGCTTCGGCCTGGTCGCCGCCTCCGCCTGCACCCTGCGCGGCACCCGCGTGTCCGGCCGCGGCTCGCACCACCCGTACTTCTGCCGCGAGGGCTCGCACGACAACCTCGTCGAGGACTTCACGATCGAGGAGCGGACGGTTCCCGCCCCGCCCAACACCCAGCTGCACGGCATCAACGTCGAGGGACTGTCCTCCTACAACGTGTGGTCGTGCGGCGACATGCGTATGGGTACCTTCGACAGCCACCGCGGACTGCCCTTCGCGAACGTCCGCACCGACATCACGGTGAACAACAACGGCCGCCACGGCGGTGACGCCAGCGCCGGCCCGCTGTTCGGCGCCCGCTTCGCCCACTGGAACATCCGGGTCACCAACGGCCGCGCGGGCCTGATGAAGATCGACGGCCTGGCACCGTACTCCGCCACGGTCGGCCTCAACACGGTGACCGAGTTCGACCAGATCGACGTACCCGACTTCACGGGCGAGCTGCACTCCCGGCTGGAGCTGTACGGCACGACGGACGCGGTGCGCCCGCGCAATCTGCACGAGGCGCAGCGGAGCCTGTAG
- a CDS encoding YbjN domain-containing protein has protein sequence MGEASQRQQRAAQVVEGVLKDAELDWESPEPGNYIAKLPGTRKLSTTVSLLVGRHSLSLNAFVIRHPDENEAGVHRWLLERNLKLYGVGYAVDRLGDIYVTARLPLASVTEDEIDRLLGQVLEAADGSFNTLLELGFASAIRKEYAWRVARGESTRNLDAFTNLIQRPAD, from the coding sequence ATGGGTGAGGCTTCACAGCGGCAGCAACGGGCGGCGCAGGTCGTCGAGGGTGTCCTCAAGGACGCCGAACTCGACTGGGAGAGCCCCGAGCCCGGCAACTACATCGCCAAGCTCCCCGGCACCCGCAAGCTCTCGACGACGGTCTCGCTCCTCGTGGGCCGCCACTCCCTCTCCCTGAACGCCTTCGTCATCCGCCACCCCGACGAGAACGAGGCGGGCGTCCACCGCTGGCTCCTGGAGCGCAACCTCAAGCTGTACGGCGTCGGTTACGCCGTCGACCGGCTCGGCGACATCTACGTCACCGCCCGCCTGCCCCTGGCCTCCGTCACCGAGGACGAGATCGACCGCCTCCTCGGCCAGGTCCTCGAGGCGGCGGACGGCAGCTTCAACACCCTCCTGGAGCTCGGCTTCGCCTCAGCGATCCGCAAGGAGTACGCGTGGCGGGTGGCGCGCGGCGAGTCGACGCGGAATCTGGACGCGTTCACGAACCTGATCCAGCGTCCGGCCGACTGA
- the mshA gene encoding D-inositol-3-phosphate glycosyltransferase, protein MSQYVSRLGRRSSAAPSRLRLHRRPRRVAMLSVHTSPLHQPGTGDAGGMNVYIVELAQRLAAINIEVEIFTRATAGGLPPAVELAPGVLVRHVDAGPYEGLAKEDLPAQLCAFTHGVMQAWAGHRPGHYDLVHSHYWLSGHVGWLAAQRWGVPLVHAMHTMAKVKNANLADGDTPEPAARVIGETQIVAAADRLIANTAEEADELVRHYAADPAKVAVVHPGVNLDRFRPFPKGVDTPRPGGPTTARAAARARLGLPQDALIPLFAGRIQPLKAPDVLLRAVAVLLDERPELRSRMLVPVVGGPSGSGLAKPEGLQKLAARLGIADVVRFRPPVGQEQLADWFRAASVLVMPSYSESFGLVAIEAQAAGTPVLAASVGGLPVAVRDGETGFLVRGHDPADYARALCRFADDPVLPDRMGAAAARHAQSFGWDTAAAATADVYTAATQAHRRRVRSHHG, encoded by the coding sequence GTGAGCCAGTACGTCAGCAGGCTCGGGCGTCGCTCTTCGGCGGCACCCTCGCGGCTCAGGCTGCACCGCAGGCCCCGCCGCGTCGCCATGCTCTCCGTGCACACCTCACCGCTCCACCAGCCCGGCACCGGCGACGCGGGCGGCATGAACGTCTACATCGTGGAGCTGGCGCAGCGGCTGGCCGCCATCAACATCGAGGTCGAGATCTTCACGCGGGCCACGGCGGGCGGCCTTCCCCCCGCCGTCGAGCTCGCCCCCGGCGTCCTCGTCCGGCACGTCGACGCGGGCCCCTACGAGGGCCTGGCCAAGGAAGACCTCCCGGCCCAGCTGTGCGCCTTCACCCACGGCGTGATGCAGGCCTGGGCCGGCCACCGCCCCGGCCACTACGACCTCGTGCACTCCCACTACTGGCTCTCCGGCCACGTCGGCTGGCTCGCCGCCCAGCGCTGGGGCGTCCCCCTGGTGCACGCCATGCACACCATGGCCAAGGTCAAGAACGCCAATCTGGCCGACGGCGACACCCCCGAGCCCGCCGCCAGGGTCATCGGCGAGACCCAGATCGTCGCGGCTGCCGACCGGCTGATCGCCAACACCGCCGAGGAGGCCGACGAGCTCGTACGGCACTACGCCGCCGACCCGGCCAAGGTCGCCGTCGTCCACCCCGGCGTCAATCTCGACCGCTTCCGCCCCTTCCCCAAGGGTGTCGACACGCCTCGCCCCGGGGGACCCACGACCGCCCGCGCCGCCGCCCGCGCCCGCCTCGGCCTCCCGCAGGACGCCCTGATCCCGCTCTTCGCGGGCCGCATCCAGCCCCTCAAGGCACCCGATGTGCTTCTGCGCGCCGTGGCCGTCCTCCTGGACGAGCGTCCGGAGCTGCGCTCGAGGATGCTCGTACCGGTCGTCGGCGGTCCCAGCGGCAGTGGCCTCGCCAAGCCCGAGGGGCTGCAGAAGCTCGCCGCCCGGCTCGGCATCGCCGACGTCGTACGGTTCCGCCCGCCCGTCGGGCAGGAACAGCTCGCGGACTGGTTCCGGGCCGCGTCCGTGCTCGTCATGCCCTCCTACAGCGAGTCGTTCGGCCTGGTGGCCATAGAGGCGCAGGCGGCCGGTACGCCGGTGCTCGCCGCCTCGGTCGGCGGACTTCCGGTGGCCGTGCGCGACGGCGAGACCGGGTTCCTTGTCCGGGGCCACGATCCGGCCGACTACGCGCGCGCGCTGTGCCGCTTCGCCGACGACCCCGTGCTGCCGGACCGTATGGGCGCGGCCGCCGCCCGGCACGCCCAGTCCTTCGGCTGGGACACCGCGGCCGCCGCCACCGCCGACGTGTACACGGCCGCGACCCAGGCCCATCGCCGTCGCGTACGCTCCCACCATGGGTGA
- a CDS encoding class I SAM-dependent methyltransferase gives MTARAAALPHARLRSRGGTPIVGTVTRGTTNPNRLRRMDRWIAAAHGTELRRAADPVAIDLGYGAAPWTAVELLGRLRTAAPRARVVGVEIEPARVAAAEPYEREGLTFRHGGFEIPVPQRPYLIRAANVLRQYDEGEVAAVWERLCARLAPAGPGSRGGLLVEGTCDEIGRRHVWVALGPEGPRTVTFATRLGFLERPSDLAERLPKALIHRNVPGEPVHAFLRDFDRAWAAAAPYASYGARQRWIRAVRDLRADWPVTDSAARWRQGEVTVAWGALAPRN, from the coding sequence ATGACAGCCCGCGCAGCCGCCCTCCCCCACGCTCGGCTTCGCTCGCGCGGGGGCACCCCCATCGTCGGCACGGTGACGCGCGGGACGACCAACCCCAACCGCCTGCGTCGCATGGACCGCTGGATCGCGGCCGCGCACGGCACCGAACTGCGCCGGGCCGCCGACCCCGTGGCGATCGACCTGGGGTACGGGGCCGCGCCCTGGACGGCGGTCGAACTGCTCGGCAGGCTGCGCACCGCCGCGCCCCGCGCGCGGGTGGTCGGCGTCGAGATCGAACCGGCCCGGGTCGCGGCGGCCGAGCCGTACGAGCGCGAGGGCCTGACCTTCCGGCACGGCGGCTTCGAGATCCCCGTCCCCCAGCGGCCGTACCTCATCCGCGCCGCCAACGTGCTGCGACAGTACGACGAGGGCGAGGTCGCCGCCGTGTGGGAGCGGCTGTGCGCGCGGCTCGCACCGGCGGGCCCGGGCTCCCGGGGCGGGCTGCTCGTCGAGGGGACCTGTGACGAGATCGGACGGCGGCACGTCTGGGTCGCGCTCGGTCCCGAGGGGCCGCGCACGGTCACCTTCGCCACCCGTCTGGGCTTCCTGGAGCGGCCCTCCGACCTCGCGGAACGCCTCCCCAAGGCGCTCATCCACCGCAATGTCCCGGGCGAACCGGTGCACGCCTTCCTGCGCGACTTCGACCGCGCCTGGGCGGCCGCCGCACCCTACGCCTCCTACGGCGCCCGTCAGCGCTGGATCCGCGCGGTGCGGGACCTGAGGGCCGACTGGCCGGTGACGGACTCGGCGGCGCGCTGGCGGCAGGGCGAAGTGACGGTGGCCTGGGGGGCGTTGGCACCCCGGAACTGA